The following are from one region of the Francisella opportunistica genome:
- the gorA gene encoding glutathione-disulfide reductase, whose protein sequence is MTNNHFDVISLGGGSGGIASAVQAAKFGKKVAIIEKRELGGTCVNRGCVPKKAMWYGANLAEVLKHDVAGYGFDVEVKGFNWATLKEKRAKYISNIHGFYDRLLDKWNITLFNNWGKFKDNKTIILDDGTELTADNIFISPGAYPIVPKNIEGAELGITSDEFFELDETPRKALIVGGGYIGVEIAGVLNAHGTDTTIMVRRDKPLMDFDSDISDTLVECMAMTNLKLINHTNITKVEKISNTLKITTDTGKIIEDVDTLIWATGRAPNTYNLGIENTDIKILDNGIILANEWQETNVKGIYSLGDASGGAQLTPVAIACGRRLARRLFNGETNLKPKLEYIPTVIFSHPAIGTVGLSEKDARKKYGDENVKVYKSRFTALYCAISGHRMPTVMKLVVTGENEKIVGCHMIGLNVDEMLQGFAVAINMGATKRDFDDTIAIHPTSAEELVTLV, encoded by the coding sequence ATGACTAATAATCACTTTGATGTAATAAGTTTAGGTGGTGGTTCTGGTGGTATAGCATCTGCTGTACAGGCTGCTAAGTTTGGTAAAAAAGTTGCAATTATTGAAAAGCGTGAGCTTGGTGGTACATGTGTAAATAGAGGCTGTGTGCCCAAAAAAGCTATGTGGTATGGTGCTAACCTTGCCGAAGTTCTGAAGCATGATGTCGCAGGCTATGGTTTTGATGTTGAAGTTAAAGGCTTTAACTGGGCAACTTTGAAAGAAAAGAGAGCTAAATATATTAGTAATATTCATGGTTTCTATGACAGATTATTAGATAAATGGAATATTACTTTATTTAATAACTGGGGTAAGTTCAAAGATAACAAAACTATCATATTAGATGATGGTACTGAGCTTACAGCTGATAATATCTTTATATCGCCAGGTGCTTACCCTATTGTTCCAAAAAATATCGAAGGTGCTGAATTAGGTATCACATCTGATGAGTTTTTCGAGCTTGATGAAACACCTAGAAAAGCGCTAATTGTTGGTGGTGGCTATATAGGAGTTGAGATTGCTGGTGTCTTGAACGCCCATGGTACAGATACAACTATCATGGTGCGTAGAGATAAACCATTAATGGATTTTGATAGTGATATTAGTGACACTCTAGTTGAATGTATGGCTATGACTAATCTAAAACTAATTAACCATACAAATATTACTAAAGTTGAAAAAATTAGTAACACTCTAAAAATCACAACTGATACAGGCAAAATTATAGAAGATGTTGATACTCTAATCTGGGCAACTGGTCGTGCGCCAAATACATATAACTTAGGAATCGAAAATACTGATATCAAGATTTTAGATAATGGTATAATCCTTGCTAATGAATGGCAAGAAACAAATGTTAAAGGTATATATTCTCTAGGTGATGCTTCTGGTGGCGCTCAGCTAACACCTGTTGCTATTGCTTGTGGGCGTAGACTTGCGCGTAGACTTTTCAATGGTGAAACAAACCTAAAACCAAAACTTGAGTATATCCCAACTGTTATATTTTCTCACCCGGCTATTGGTACTGTCGGCTTATCTGAAAAAGATGCTCGAAAAAAATATGGTGATGAAAATGTAAAAGTTTACAAATCTCGCTTTACAGCTTTATATTGTGCTATCTCTGGCCATAGAATGCCTACCGTGATGAAGTTAGTTGTAACTGGTGAAAATGAAAAAATTGTAGGTTGTCATATGATTGGTTTAAATGTTGATGAAATGCTGCAAGGATTTGCAGTAGCTATCAACATGGGTGCGACTAAGCGTGATTTTGATGATACTATAGCTATCCACCCTACTAGCGCTGAAGAACTTGTAACTTTGGTTTAG
- a CDS encoding 3-deoxy-7-phosphoheptulonate synthase: MIGDKNFDKVSNINIKKEKVLIPAEVLIQDIPLLKTSFETVRKSRKEIADIIHGNDDRAVVVVGPCSIHDPVAAIEYATKLKEQVKKFHKDILIIMRVYFEKPRTTIGWKGFINDPDLDNSYNINKGLRLARNLLSDLTSMGLPCATEFLDVITPQYFAELITWGAIGARTVESQVHRELASGLSASIGFKNATNGDVQVAVDAVKSATYSHHFLSTTKSGSTAIFATKGNQNGHVILRGGTSGPNFSKEHVDDCIAKLKKSDINTKVMIDCSHGNSQKDHTKQISVLADICEQIKQSNDVFGVMIESNLVAGNQDINNKPLTYGQSVTDKCVDFEETLKMLEMLAEAVQIRRVSKAKQQVKEESQFSLL, encoded by the coding sequence ATGATAGGTGATAAAAACTTTGATAAAGTTTCTAATATAAATATAAAGAAGGAAAAAGTATTGATTCCTGCAGAAGTTCTAATCCAAGATATACCTCTTTTAAAGACTTCTTTTGAAACTGTGAGAAAATCTCGTAAAGAAATAGCTGATATTATCCATGGAAATGATGATAGAGCAGTTGTTGTTGTAGGACCTTGTTCTATCCATGACCCTGTTGCTGCAATCGAATATGCAACTAAGCTAAAAGAGCAAGTTAAAAAATTTCATAAAGATATACTTATCATAATGAGAGTATATTTTGAAAAACCACGCACAACAATTGGTTGGAAAGGATTCATCAATGATCCTGATCTTGATAACTCATATAATATCAACAAAGGCCTACGACTTGCACGTAATTTATTATCAGATTTAACTAGTATGGGGCTGCCATGTGCAACTGAGTTTTTAGATGTAATTACTCCTCAGTACTTTGCTGAATTGATAACATGGGGAGCAATTGGTGCTAGAACTGTCGAAAGCCAGGTGCATAGAGAATTAGCTTCTGGTCTTTCTGCATCTATTGGCTTCAAAAATGCTACTAATGGTGATGTTCAAGTGGCTGTAGATGCGGTTAAATCTGCTACTTATTCGCACCATTTCCTAAGTACAACAAAATCTGGTTCAACAGCAATATTTGCGACTAAAGGTAATCAAAATGGCCATGTAATTCTGCGTGGTGGTACATCTGGTCCTAACTTTAGTAAAGAGCATGTTGATGACTGTATTGCTAAACTTAAAAAATCTGATATTAATACTAAAGTAATGATTGATTGCAGTCATGGTAATAGTCAAAAAGATCATACTAAGCAAATTAGCGTATTAGCAGATATTTGTGAACAAATAAAACAAAGTAATGATGTTTTTGGGGTAATGATTGAGAGTAATCTTGTTGCTGGCAATCAAGATATCAATAATAAACCTCTTACATATGGACAAAGTGTTACAGATAAATGCGTGGATTTTGAAGAAACACTTAAGATGCTAGAAATGCTAGCTGAAGCTGTCCAAATAAGACGAGTTTCTAAAGCGAAACAACAAGTAAAAGAAGAATCGCAATTCTCTTTACTATAA
- a CDS encoding 2'-5' RNA ligase family protein, producing MNQKRFFYKLLIAFTFLFVISNSFAENFKQYNVYLIPATTADNYVKEFDDSLAETDVLEKYKTTPFIKNHPVHLTLYLTSFQSEYIQDIENQLAQIADNTKPFYIKTIGFSAGKSGFVMLDIQNSQTLQQLSNIVIKDLAKYRNKDYPAPSWVKFYPSKLKSFEKYGSPNAFAEFNPHLSILTADLQTDNAREGFDKDFNEIIKNTKLKPTSFKIKAIGFGEVDENGQVTKTLHIYKLNG from the coding sequence ATGAATCAAAAAAGATTTTTTTATAAACTATTAATCGCATTTACATTTCTATTTGTAATATCAAATAGTTTCGCTGAGAACTTTAAACAATATAATGTCTATCTAATTCCCGCAACCACAGCCGATAATTATGTTAAAGAATTTGATGATTCTTTAGCAGAAACAGATGTATTAGAAAAATACAAAACCACACCTTTTATAAAAAATCACCCTGTACATCTGACGTTATATTTGACAAGTTTTCAAAGCGAGTATATTCAAGACATTGAAAATCAATTAGCACAAATTGCTGATAATACTAAACCATTCTATATAAAAACTATTGGCTTTAGTGCTGGAAAAAGTGGCTTTGTAATGTTAGATATTCAAAACTCGCAAACACTTCAACAACTATCAAATATAGTTATAAAAGATTTAGCTAAATATAGAAATAAAGACTACCCTGCTCCAAGTTGGGTAAAATTTTACCCAAGTAAATTAAAATCTTTTGAAAAATATGGGTCGCCGAATGCTTTTGCTGAGTTTAATCCTCATCTAAGTATTCTCACAGCAGATTTACAAACTGATAATGCACGAGAAGGTTTTGACAAAGATTTTAACGAGATTATCAAAAATACAAAATTAAAACCAACTAGCTTTAAGATTAAAGCAATAGGTTTTGGTGAAGTAGACGAAAATGGACAAGTAACTAAAACTCTACATATTTATAAATTAAATGGGTAA
- a CDS encoding APC family permease — translation MAANASAKEKIGLILLVLLMTGAIDNIRNLPSTATSGTYIFFFFAVAVFLFLAPVALVSAEMTATYTAKGEEGVYGWVKKAFGPNVAMLAVWFQWINTLIWFPSILTFLAGTIAYLFNPDFAQNIKFTIIFITIVFWSLTVLNLKGLRVSAIFASTCTFFGMVIPMLLMVLFALIWLINSYSLNIHFHLDNLIPSFTSTESWMGLTAIIASFLGLELATVHIRKVINPKKTFPLALLISVIFIIFTMVLGALAVAIIFPQSQIDVVHGTIKTFKVYLESLGIPMFFYYLLGLMVFVGSIGSMINWMISPARGLLQAADDHFLPDMLDKTNKHDVPSGILILQAIIMTIICLLLELVPSVQAYYWLLTALSTQIYSLMYLMMFFAALKLKLTNSQTRGNTEDFHIPGRKFGMTIVCLLGIIGTTLCVIVGFVPPDNLYSNPLEFIQMLSICFVLSIIPVVLFIIYRKIKLKTY, via the coding sequence ATGGCAGCAAATGCATCAGCAAAAGAAAAAATAGGCTTAATCTTACTAGTATTATTAATGACAGGAGCTATTGATAATATCAGGAATCTTCCCTCCACAGCTACTTCAGGTACATATATATTTTTCTTTTTTGCAGTTGCTGTTTTTTTATTTTTAGCGCCAGTTGCACTAGTATCTGCGGAGATGACAGCAACATATACTGCCAAGGGTGAAGAAGGAGTATACGGTTGGGTTAAAAAAGCCTTTGGTCCTAATGTCGCGATGCTAGCTGTGTGGTTTCAATGGATAAATACCCTTATATGGTTTCCAAGTATTTTAACTTTCCTAGCAGGAACAATCGCATACTTATTTAATCCTGATTTTGCACAGAATATAAAGTTTACGATTATATTTATAACTATAGTTTTTTGGTCTTTGACTGTACTTAATCTTAAAGGTCTAAGAGTATCAGCAATCTTTGCCAGTACTTGTACTTTTTTTGGTATGGTAATACCTATGTTATTAATGGTGCTATTTGCATTAATTTGGCTGATTAATAGCTATAGTCTAAACATCCATTTCCATTTAGATAACTTAATTCCTAGTTTCACATCTACAGAGTCCTGGATGGGACTAACAGCTATTATAGCTTCTTTCTTGGGACTTGAGTTAGCAACTGTGCATATTAGAAAAGTCATAAATCCTAAAAAGACTTTTCCCCTAGCACTTTTAATTTCGGTAATATTTATAATCTTTACAATGGTTCTAGGCGCTTTAGCTGTTGCAATTATATTTCCACAGTCACAAATTGACGTTGTCCATGGTACTATCAAAACTTTTAAAGTTTATTTAGAAAGTTTAGGAATTCCAATGTTTTTCTACTATCTCTTAGGCTTGATGGTTTTTGTTGGTTCAATAGGGTCAATGATTAACTGGATGATTTCACCAGCAAGAGGATTGCTCCAAGCTGCTGATGATCATTTTTTACCAGATATGTTAGATAAAACAAATAAACATGATGTTCCAAGTGGTATACTAATACTTCAAGCTATAATTATGACTATAATATGCCTGCTTTTAGAGTTAGTGCCTTCGGTTCAAGCTTATTATTGGCTTCTTACTGCTCTTAGCACACAAATATATTCCTTGATGTATCTAATGATGTTTTTTGCTGCTTTAAAACTAAAGTTAACAAACAGCCAAACTCGAGGAAATACAGAAGATTTTCATATTCCTGGTAGAAAATTTGGTATGACAATTGTTTGTCTTTTAGGTATTATAGGTACTACCTTGTGTGTAATTGTTGGTTTTGTCCCACCAGATAATTTGTATAGTAATCCATTAGAATTTATTCAAATGTTATCTATATGTTTTGTACTGTCAATCATACCTGTAGTGTTGTTTATTATATATAGAAAAATTAAGTTAAAAACTTACTAA
- a CDS encoding M14 family zinc carboxypeptidase: MSNYISKQKIKVSQSSSGDDIYVEKITIKGSDPKAPSVYMQASMHASELQGNTVMIELLEYFKKFQPKGDVYLIPQCNPIGKDVFIGAGHQGRFDSATGDNFNRYYFYPKIDYSAFVKEHINSTTAEYKQAFEKLLQQELEKELVNEWELSRAKRLNLLMQKEAQKADYVLDLHTDTDAITYLYTAEFAKETAEKFGYKDMLIIDNDKAGGALDEAIFCPWWHLAQEFKKQGRNEEVLKEGYTLELGSEEYINFADAKMQTQGILNYLKFKNVIDSPFKTDLLNTDIRHHTYGVNYKHIKAIEGGLYEWFIKAGDQFKAGEIIGQYIQTSTMQKKSLTMPFGGVVISIHNTGAVCQGSQLINLAVI, from the coding sequence ATGTCTAACTATATTTCAAAACAAAAAATCAAAGTAAGTCAATCATCATCAGGTGACGATATTTATGTAGAGAAAATTACTATCAAAGGAAGTGATCCAAAAGCACCAAGTGTGTATATGCAAGCAAGTATGCACGCTTCAGAATTACAAGGTAATACTGTGATGATTGAGCTTTTAGAGTATTTTAAAAAGTTTCAACCAAAAGGCGATGTTTATCTGATTCCTCAATGTAATCCAATTGGTAAAGATGTATTTATAGGAGCAGGGCATCAGGGTAGATTTGATTCGGCAACGGGAGATAACTTTAATAGATATTATTTCTATCCTAAAATTGACTATTCAGCATTTGTTAAAGAGCATATCAACTCGACTACAGCAGAGTATAAGCAAGCTTTTGAAAAGTTACTACAACAAGAGTTAGAAAAAGAATTAGTAAATGAGTGGGAACTATCTAGAGCAAAAAGATTAAATTTACTTATGCAAAAAGAAGCTCAAAAGGCAGATTATGTACTAGATTTACATACAGATACAGATGCTATTACTTATTTATATACCGCCGAATTTGCAAAAGAGACAGCAGAGAAGTTTGGCTATAAAGATATGCTAATTATCGATAATGATAAAGCTGGTGGTGCTCTTGATGAGGCTATATTTTGCCCATGGTGGCATTTGGCTCAAGAATTTAAGAAGCAGGGTAGAAACGAAGAAGTCCTCAAAGAAGGCTATACGCTAGAATTAGGCTCAGAAGAGTATATAAATTTTGCTGATGCTAAAATGCAAACTCAAGGTATCCTTAACTATCTAAAATTCAAAAATGTCATAGATTCACCTTTTAAAACTGACTTATTAAATACCGATATTAGGCATCATACTTATGGTGTTAATTACAAACATATCAAGGCTATAGAAGGTGGCTTATATGAATGGTTTATCAAAGCAGGTGATCAATTCAAAGCAGGCGAGATAATAGGACAATACATTCAAACTTCAACGATGCAAAAAAAATCATTAACAATGCCATTTGGCGGTGTTGTAATTAGTATTCATAATACAGGTGCTGTATGCCAAGGTAGTCAGCTGATTAATTTGGCAGTTATCTAA
- the infA gene encoding translation initiation factor IF-1, translated as MAKEDCIEMEGVVLEALPNTMFRVELENGHVVTAHISGKMRKNYIRILTGDKVVVEITPYDLTKGRIKFRSK; from the coding sequence ATGGCGAAAGAAGATTGTATAGAAATGGAAGGTGTTGTTTTAGAAGCACTTCCAAACACAATGTTTAGAGTTGAACTTGAAAATGGGCATGTAGTAACAGCTCACATCTCAGGTAAGATGAGAAAAAACTATATCCGTATATTAACTGGCGATAAGGTTGTAGTTGAGATTACTCCTTATGATTTAACTAAAGGTCGTATTAAGTTCCGCAGCAAATAA
- the ffh gene encoding signal recognition particle protein, which yields MFTSLSEKLQSSFKKIKGQTSLTEENIQSALRDIRVSLLEADVALPVVKKFITNIKEKAIGEEVKKSLTPDQTFISFVKKEIEKALGEEAVPINLKTQPPAVILMAGLQGAGKTTSTAKLAKYLKEQHKKKVMVVSADIYRPAAIDQLRTLANSLNVEFFESNASQRPQDIVTAAIKTAKTKLIDVLIIDTAGRLHIDNEMMDEIKQIHKIANPIETFFTVDSMTGQDAAVTAKAFNDALELTGVILTKTDGDARGGAALSIREITGKPIKFLGVGEKTDALEPFHPDRIASKILGMGDVLSLIESIEQKTEKKSAEQLTKKLKSGKSFDLDDFKSQIQQMKKMGGVGSIMSKLPNMPANLPGNVGDDMFKKIEAMIDSMTPLERKKPELIKHSRKQRIIKGSGTTIQDLNKLLQQHTQMKKMMKSVIGKKGGMANLMKRMSAMQGMANMPGLFGKRK from the coding sequence ATGTTTACTAGTTTATCAGAGAAATTACAATCATCTTTTAAAAAGATAAAAGGCCAAACCTCTCTAACAGAGGAGAATATTCAATCAGCGCTACGTGATATTAGAGTATCACTTTTAGAGGCTGATGTTGCCTTACCAGTGGTCAAAAAGTTTATAACTAACATCAAAGAAAAAGCTATTGGTGAAGAAGTCAAAAAAAGCCTTACACCAGACCAAACTTTTATTTCTTTTGTAAAAAAAGAAATCGAAAAAGCACTTGGTGAAGAAGCTGTACCAATAAATCTAAAAACTCAGCCACCTGCTGTTATTTTAATGGCTGGTTTGCAAGGTGCTGGTAAAACAACATCTACAGCGAAGCTTGCTAAATACCTAAAGGAGCAGCATAAGAAAAAGGTCATGGTAGTCAGTGCCGATATCTATCGCCCTGCTGCTATAGATCAGCTAAGAACTTTAGCAAATAGTTTAAATGTGGAGTTTTTTGAATCAAATGCTTCACAAAGGCCTCAAGATATCGTAACAGCTGCAATAAAAACAGCAAAAACTAAACTTATAGATGTGCTTATCATCGATACGGCAGGTAGATTGCATATCGATAATGAGATGATGGATGAAATTAAACAAATCCACAAAATTGCTAATCCAATCGAGACATTCTTTACAGTTGATAGTATGACAGGTCAAGATGCTGCAGTAACAGCCAAAGCATTTAATGATGCTTTAGAGTTAACTGGTGTGATTTTGACAAAAACTGATGGTGATGCTAGAGGAGGTGCTGCTTTATCAATCAGAGAAATTACGGGTAAACCAATTAAGTTTTTAGGTGTCGGTGAGAAGACTGATGCTTTAGAGCCATTCCACCCTGATAGAATTGCTTCTAAGATTCTAGGCATGGGAGATGTTCTTAGCTTGATAGAGAGTATAGAGCAAAAAACAGAAAAGAAATCTGCTGAACAACTAACTAAAAAACTTAAAAGTGGTAAGAGCTTTGACTTAGACGATTTTAAGAGTCAAATACAACAAATGAAAAAAATGGGTGGTGTAGGCTCAATCATGTCTAAACTACCAAATATGCCAGCAAACCTACCAGGTAATGTTGGTGATGATATGTTCAAGAAGATTGAGGCTATGATAGATTCTATGACCCCGCTTGAACGCAAAAAACCAGAGCTTATCAAACATAGCAGAAAACAAAGAATTATTAAAGGATCTGGAACTACAATTCAAGATCTTAATAAACTGCTTCAGCAACATACGCAAATGAAAAAAATGATGAAAAGCGTTATTGGTAAAAAAGGTGGTATGGCAAACTTAATGAAACGCATGTCTGCTATGCAAGGTATGGCAAATATGCCCGGTCTTTTTGGTAAAAGAAAATAA
- a CDS encoding sulfite exporter TauE/SafE family protein has translation MEKYLFFELIIFIVAVLGGGIGAVIGLGGGLVITPLLTTVFGVPLHYAIGASLVAIICTSTATSLVSLKSHGLTKEKLGLFLALATAVGAIFGAKLAVMLKAKVLFLVFGGILIVVAILSFIKKKSSAETKPPKQSFIANKLQLNDSVIISGQKQNYNVNHPILGFIFMVGAGFIGGLLGIGAGIFKVVAMDKIMKIPFRVSASTSNFIMGITAFAATSTYYFAGYIDSFITAPVTLGTLLGASIGSKLMPHIPTKALRLTFFVVVFISAIQMIIKGLI, from the coding sequence ATGGAAAAGTACTTATTCTTTGAATTAATAATTTTTATTGTTGCAGTTTTAGGTGGTGGTATTGGTGCTGTCATTGGCTTAGGTGGTGGCTTAGTAATTACCCCACTGTTGACCACAGTGTTTGGAGTGCCTCTTCATTATGCAATAGGAGCATCATTAGTAGCTATTATCTGCACCTCAACAGCAACATCTCTAGTTTCGTTAAAGTCACATGGATTAACTAAAGAGAAATTAGGCTTATTTTTAGCATTAGCAACAGCCGTAGGAGCTATATTCGGCGCTAAACTAGCTGTGATGCTTAAAGCTAAAGTATTATTTTTGGTTTTTGGTGGCATACTTATTGTGGTTGCAATCTTAAGTTTCATCAAGAAAAAATCAAGCGCTGAGACTAAACCACCAAAGCAGTCTTTTATAGCGAATAAATTACAGCTTAATGATAGTGTTATTATAAGTGGTCAAAAGCAAAATTATAATGTTAACCATCCTATCCTTGGTTTTATTTTTATGGTTGGTGCTGGTTTTATTGGTGGTTTACTTGGTATTGGTGCGGGGATATTTAAAGTTGTAGCTATGGATAAAATTATGAAAATACCTTTTAGAGTCAGTGCCTCAACAAGTAACTTCATTATGGGTATCACTGCATTTGCTGCAACTTCAACTTATTACTTTGCTGGATATATAGATAGCTTTATCACAGCACCTGTGACATTAGGTACTTTATTAGGTGCGTCAATTGGTTCAAAATTAATGCCACATATCCCTACTAAAGCTCTTAGATTAACCTTTTTTGTGGTTGTATTTATATCAGCAATACAAATGATTATTAAGGGGTTAATATGA
- a CDS encoding AAA family ATPase has protein sequence MPNAYIFSGLPGVGKTTLAKQLAKAIPNTVYYRIDTVEYYLKKAYSQELTKQGYELVYYQAKENLELAKNVAVDCCNPITETRSLWNKLADIDSTKVINIEIICSDRQVHQNRVETRYKNNPNRYPTWQNISDRDYQPWLQGVISIDIAKANNAESFQTLMNYLKEYK, from the coding sequence ATGCCAAACGCTTATATATTCTCAGGTCTGCCAGGAGTAGGTAAAACAACTTTAGCTAAACAATTAGCCAAAGCTATACCTAATACTGTCTACTATAGAATAGACACTGTCGAATATTATCTCAAAAAAGCTTACTCTCAAGAGCTAACCAAACAAGGCTATGAGTTAGTCTATTATCAAGCTAAAGAAAATCTTGAGCTAGCAAAGAATGTAGCCGTAGATTGTTGTAATCCTATTACTGAAACTAGAAGTTTATGGAATAAGCTTGCAGATATAGACTCTACTAAAGTTATAAATATTGAAATCATTTGTAGTGATAGACAAGTACATCAAAATAGAGTAGAAACAAGATATAAAAATAATCCTAATAGATACCCTACTTGGCAAAATATCTCAGATAGAGATTATCAGCCTTGGCTACAAGGTGTTATTAGTATTGATATAGCTAAAGCTAATAATGCAGAATCCTTTCAAACACTTATGAATTATCTAAAGGAATACAAATGA
- a CDS encoding YbjQ family protein, which yields MILTTADTLGKREIIEYKGLVTGIIVRTPTITQGILGGLKNIIGGKNISYTNVCKEARLHAEQEMINQAKELGANAIVAIRYDSSSLGGNTSGTEVFCYGTAVVVR from the coding sequence ATGATATTAACCACAGCAGACACTCTTGGTAAAAGAGAAATTATAGAATATAAAGGTTTAGTCACTGGAATAATTGTTAGAACTCCAACCATAACTCAAGGAATTTTAGGAGGACTTAAAAATATTATTGGCGGTAAAAATATTTCTTATACAAATGTTTGTAAAGAAGCTAGATTACATGCTGAGCAAGAAATGATAAATCAAGCCAAAGAACTAGGTGCTAATGCAATAGTTGCTATCCGCTATGACTCAAGCAGTCTTGGGGGTAATACTAGTGGCACCGAAGTTTTTTGCTATGGTACTGCTGTGGTTGTTAGATAA
- a CDS encoding exodeoxyribonuclease III, which translates to MIKVMTFNANGIRAAARKGFWDWFKTQDIDFLCIQETKAQFHQLEKDKQHFPDGYYCDFKDAIKKGYSGTAIYAKKKPLRVIKELGLDWADDEGRYIQFDYEKFSIASLYLPSGSSGDDRQQYKMQFLEKYKEVLKQQIEYGKDFIVCGDFNIVHKEIDIKNWKSNYGKTSGVLPEEQAWLDHIFDDLGWVDTFRVINNESLQYTWWSNRGQARANNVGWRIDYHISTPALKDKIIPESDYIYKEVWFSDHAPLTICYDYEV; encoded by the coding sequence ATGATAAAAGTAATGACGTTTAATGCGAATGGTATTCGTGCAGCTGCGCGTAAGGGTTTTTGGGATTGGTTTAAAACTCAAGATATTGATTTCTTGTGTATTCAAGAGACAAAAGCCCAATTTCATCAACTTGAAAAAGACAAACAGCACTTCCCTGATGGCTACTATTGTGATTTTAAAGATGCTATCAAAAAAGGCTATAGTGGCACAGCTATTTATGCCAAAAAAAAACCTCTAAGAGTTATCAAAGAACTTGGGCTAGATTGGGCAGATGATGAGGGTCGTTATATTCAGTTTGATTATGAAAAATTTAGTATAGCTAGCTTATACCTACCAAGTGGCTCTAGCGGTGATGACCGTCAACAATACAAAATGCAGTTTCTTGAAAAATATAAAGAAGTACTCAAACAGCAAATAGAATATGGTAAAGATTTTATAGTTTGTGGCGATTTCAATATTGTGCATAAAGAGATAGATATCAAAAACTGGAAATCTAACTATGGTAAAACTTCTGGGGTATTACCAGAAGAGCAAGCTTGGTTAGATCATATATTTGATGATTTAGGTTGGGTTGATACTTTTAGAGTTATTAATAATGAGTCGTTGCAATATACATGGTGGTCAAATCGCGGCCAAGCTAGGGCAAATAACGTTGGCTGGAGAATTGATTATCATATCTCGACACCTGCATTAAAAGATAAGATAATACCTGAATCAGATTATATCTATAAAGAAGTTTGGTTCTCAGATCATGCTCCTTTAACAATTTGTTATGACTATGAGGTATAA
- a CDS encoding DUF1634 domain-containing protein — MIKYDVIYRALKLNLFIAILIIAIGVLNTFLGNSNTTKSILSIGILLIIISPLLRILLELIFFIKDKNYTYILVCIVLFTIIAISIVC; from the coding sequence ATGATTAAATATGATGTTATTTATAGAGCTTTAAAATTAAATTTATTTATAGCTATCTTGATCATAGCTATTGGAGTACTAAATACCTTTTTAGGGAATTCCAATACTACAAAAAGTATCCTAAGTATTGGAATTTTGTTAATAATAATTTCGCCATTATTAAGAATTCTTCTCGAGCTAATATTTTTTATAAAAGATAAAAACTACACTTATATATTAGTCTGTATAGTATTATTTACAATAATAGCTATAAGTATTGTTTGTTAG